In Snodgrassella alvi wkB2, the DNA window CAGGAAAAATATGTCCGCCCGTTCCGCCGGCCATGACCATGAAAGTTTTTACACTCATTATTTTCCCGTCAAAACTATCAGAGTTCTGTGATTATTTATACTTTGAATCCACGCATCACACGCCGGTTCTCATAATCCACTCGCAACAGCAAACCCACACTGATTAAAATAATCATAACAGCTGAACCACCATATGACAGTAAAGGCAGAGTCAGCCCTTTAGTCGGTAACAGGCCAATATTCACACCAATATTAAAAAAGCTTTGAATACCCAGCCAGATACCAATACCCTTGGCGACGAAAGAGCCATAAAACAACTCTAAATCTCGAGCCTGTTTACCAATGGAAAAAGCACGGACTACCAGCCAGATATAACAAAACATTAATACCAGAATACCGACAAAACCGAATTCTTCTCCAATGACCGCAAGAATGAAATCCGTATGAGCCTCAGGTAAATAAAAACGTTTTTCCAGACTGGCTCCCAGTCCGACACCAAACCAGCCGCCGCGCCCGATTGCCATTAATGAATGCGTAAGCTGATAACCTTTACCCAGGGGATCTGCCCACGGATCAAGAAAACCGGCTACACGTGCCATACGGTAAGGCTCAAACAGCACCAGCATAACCATGGCCAGCAAACCAAAACCTACTACAGCCATAAACCAGCGAAACGGTAAACCAGCCAGAAAAAGCAAGCCTACCGCAATAACAGAAACCACTACAAATGAACCAAAATCCGGTTCCAGCATAATCAGCCCGAGACCAAGTCCTACCGGAATACCTGCAAACCAGACTTTTTTGAATTCTTTCAAGATTTCAGCACGTCTGGTAAAAAAACTGGATAAATACAAAATTATCGCCAGTTTAAAAACTTCGGTAGGCTGGATATTAACCATCCCTACATTAATCCAACGTTTGGCACCGTTAATTTCTCTACCCATTACCAGCACCAGAATCAACAGCACGATACTGAGCAGCAACACCAGTGGTGTCAGCTTTTTCCATGTTCGCAAAGGAATACGTGCAGCCACACAACCAAGTACGCCGCCGCACAATAGAAAAATAGCCTGACGAATCAGATAAAAATAAGTACTGCCGCCATCATGCTTTGCATACGCAACTGAGGCCGAGTAAACCATGATCAGACTGAAGCTGGCCATCAATACCACCATCCATAACAGTGACTGATCAAAAGTATATCCGCGTCGCAATAGCTTGCGATCCAGCAGACGTGATTCAGTAATCATGCTGCGCTACCCTGCAATTGACGGACGCTGGCAATAAATACCTCACTGCGATGTGCATAACCCTTAAACATATCATAGCTGGCACAAGCCGGACTAAGCAGCACAATATCTCCCGGATGAGCCAGTTCAAAAGCACGTTCAGTAGCGTGCGGCAAATCGTCATAGTACTCTATCGGATAGGAGGCTTGTCCGAGAACTGCACCAAGCTGATGACCATCCACACCAATCAGTAAAACTGCACGTGCCTTATCCTGTAATGCAGCCTGCAACGGAGTAAAATCCTGACCTTTACCCTGTCCGCCCGCAATCAGCACAATAGGTTTATCCAACCCGAGCAATGCAGCACAGGTAGCACCAACATTAGTACCTTTGGAATCATCAATAAATGTCACACCTTTCACTTCGGCTACTTTTTCCACACGATGCGGTAAACCTTTGAAAGTGGGCACATATTGAAGCAATTGTGCACGCGGCAAGCCAATGGCTTCACATAAAGCAAATGCAGCCAAAACATTGGCCGCATTATGTGTACCCTGTAAAGACAGAGCATCACAAGCCAGCAATGGTTCATTACCGGCACACAGCATATCTTTATTCAACCAGAAATCAGTATTATGCTGTAAAGAAAACCATTTCACCGGCCGGTTATTCCGTACCATAGCACGACAAAAAACATCATCGGCATTTAACACTTGTATGGCCTGGCCACGAAAAATCCGGTCTTTGCTATGCGCATAATCCAGAAAATCATCATAGCGATCCAGATGGTCTTCTGATAGATTCAGCACTGTGGCAGCAGTCGCATTCAGGCAGGGGGTAGTCTCCAGCTGAAAACTCGATAATTCCAGAACCCAGACATCTGCTGCTTTACCTGCGCGCTCCAGATAGGCTTCAAGTACTGGGGTGCCAATATTACCTGCCACCACTGTATCAAGTCCGCATTGCGCACATAAAAAACCCACCAGACTGGTAGTAGTGGTTTTACCGTTTGAACCGGTAATTGCAATAATTTTACTGTTACTGCTTTCAAGTAAATCAGCCAGAATAGCCACATCACCCAGTACGACACCGCCGGCACGTTTAAAATCAACAATAGCAGGCTGACGCTGACTGATTCCCGGGCTTAAAGCCAGAATATCAAACTGGTGCTGTTCAAACACTGTTGCCAGCTCTCCGGTATATACGGCAACCTGATGACGCCCAGTTAAAGACTGCAATTGTTCTGCATCAGGCTGGGCATCATAAATAGCTACATCAGCACCTGCCTGAGT includes these proteins:
- the murD gene encoding UDP-N-acetylmuramoyl-L-alanine--D-glutamate ligase; translation: MDWRNQKVLVAGLGRTGISMLEFLTQAGADVAIYDAQPDAEQLQSLTGRHQVAVYTGELATVFEQHQFDILALSPGISQRQPAIVDFKRAGGVVLGDVAILADLLESSNSKIIAITGSNGKTTTTSLVGFLCAQCGLDTVVAGNIGTPVLEAYLERAGKAADVWVLELSSFQLETTPCLNATAATVLNLSEDHLDRYDDFLDYAHSKDRIFRGQAIQVLNADDVFCRAMVRNNRPVKWFSLQHNTDFWLNKDMLCAGNEPLLACDALSLQGTHNAANVLAAFALCEAIGLPRAQLLQYVPTFKGLPHRVEKVAEVKGVTFIDDSKGTNVGATCAALLGLDKPIVLIAGGQGKGQDFTPLQAALQDKARAVLLIGVDGHQLGAVLGQASYPIEYYDDLPHATERAFELAHPGDIVLLSPACASYDMFKGYAHRSEVFIASVRQLQGSAA
- the ftsW gene encoding putative lipid II flippase FtsW, which gives rise to MITESRLLDRKLLRRGYTFDQSLLWMVVLMASFSLIMVYSASVAYAKHDGGSTYFYLIRQAIFLLCGGVLGCVAARIPLRTWKKLTPLVLLLSIVLLILVLVMGREINGAKRWINVGMVNIQPTEVFKLAIILYLSSFFTRRAEILKEFKKVWFAGIPVGLGLGLIMLEPDFGSFVVVSVIAVGLLFLAGLPFRWFMAVVGFGLLAMVMLVLFEPYRMARVAGFLDPWADPLGKGYQLTHSLMAIGRGGWFGVGLGASLEKRFYLPEAHTDFILAVIGEEFGFVGILVLMFCYIWLVVRAFSIGKQARDLELFYGSFVAKGIGIWLGIQSFFNIGVNIGLLPTKGLTLPLLSYGGSAVMIILISVGLLLRVDYENRRVMRGFKV